The sequence AAGTGAAATACTTTACCTCTACTAGAAGCTTCAGTCGATGCGTTCACTACAGAATCACCAAAATAAGATAAATTAGAATTTAACGACTATTTAGAAACTATTgctttaccgctagatggatgGCAGTGGCCGTATTGCGGCTGACAACCTGAAATACAATGTTCGCCTGTTTCACCACAATATCCATATTTCGAACAGCATAAGTTGTTGGGGCATTTCGGTTCACCTGAGCCACACTTTTGGCATTCTGGATTACAAAGGATGAAAGATAAACAATTAAAccaatttaagaaaaattatttttaccgcAGAGTGGAATGGATCCCAGCAGATGAGCACCGAAAATCGTCAACACGACAAACCTTTCCGATAATAACATGTTACTTCATTGAGAATATGTCCGACCGGttcaaagtagaatttaaaaaaaacaaagaaatgtttCAAGCAGTAATCCAAGCATTAACATTTGTAGCGTGAAGTTATATTATTATCTGTAATCGAAAGCAGACCCGGACATGTGGTGAAGGAAACCGGTTTTCCGGTCTCGATAacttaaagaaacaaaagcaagCATTAACGAACAGATTTAAACATTTGAGAAATTTGAAACGTTGGCTAACACTAGATCAACTTTTTGAATTGACAACTATAACGTTTGACAATGACAATTGCATTTCAACATTCGAAAATGTTAACAAAACATAATCCaactatttttatttgcaaGAGTTATTTCACGTGAAGTTGTTTAGGTGGGAGAATCGGGAACGTGAGGAGGTGGAAAGTTAGGTTTGCCCAAAGGCGGGTTTGGAGTCTCGTAATCACCGCCTGTCGAGACTTCACCTCTGGGAATGGCAGATTATTCGTTAGtataatttcaaacaaaaattagttaGTCAAGTAAAATGGACTTACTCAGGAGTAACTTTCATTGGATTGTCTTTGCCTCGAAGGTTCCCTGTGTCGCAATATTCGTACATGTACATGTCTTCGTATACGTTGTCATCGTCCGTTGGAAATGGAGGAAATGGAGGCATTGTTTTCGGTGGTCCTGGAACTTGTGGGGATTGTCGGCGACCGAAAATATATTGATTACTTACAGAGGGATTCTCTGATTTAAGACTACCTCTGTCACGTCTAAAAGGTTTAAAGAttaatgaaaagtaaaaataggtCTGAAATGTAAAATACATCACTGTTAAGTTATCTACCTCTGTGATGACCGAATCCATTTTTTAGTTACGAAGACGGTTACAACCAACAGAAGCAAGACAATTATTGGAACAGTGATAGCCACAGTCAACGTGGCGGTATCGTgtccttttttaatttcttgggTACAGGTACGTTTTAGGCAATTCAACGAACAGTTAAGCGTCGCACAATTACCAACTTTATTTTGGGGACCACAGGTTTGAAATTGAcagtctattttttaaataaataccaTTAAACCGTTTTTAATAAGACAGGGATGTCAACTTGTTACCGGCAAATTGAAGGAAGCTGacaaaggaaacgaaaaataGGGAAAACGTGGTGAAATTCATCTTCCTAACTCGCAAAAAAATGGAACCTTTCAGTATTTTCCTaaacaagtaaataaaaaaaacggccgTAAGTTGAAAACTAAGAAAAAGTTGTTCTTGTGTATAACCGTTTCCGGTATTGCTACTTTTATCAAGGAAGTGGTGACTTTTCTAAGCTGAtgtcagagaaaaaagagaaagaaggtaATACCTTAAACTTTAATCAAAACGTTCTATACTCACAAAAGTCTCATCCGTTCAAAATTGATTCCGCTCAATACGGAATCACAAAAACAATATAAATTAGGATCGATAGGTACGATAAACTACTGCTTTACCTTTAGATGAATGACGGCGACCATATTGCGAATTATAACACGTAGTTCATTCGGAATAGGCGCATATGCCTGTTTCTaggtagatttttaaaaatacctcgAAGCAATAATCAAACATTATAGCgtgaaattttattattatctgaTATCCACAGCGAACCCGAACCCGAACATGTGGTGAAGGAAACCGGTTTTCCGGTGTCGATAAATTACTTTGAGAATCAAATTAAACAAGCAAAAACGACAAGATTAAAATATTagtgaaatttcaaaagttggcTAAACAGTACCGTTTGACAAAGACAATTGCATTTCAGCAATGTTATCAATATATAATTCAACTATTAAGTGTTGCAAGAGTTATTTCGCGTAAAGTTGTTTAGGTGGGGATTCGGGAACATGAGGAGGTGGAAAGTTAGGTTTGCCCAAAGGTGGGTTTGGAGTCAAGTAATCACCGTCTGTCGAGACTTCACCTCTGCGAATGGCATCATTTTTGTTAGtataatttcaaacaaaaattagtcAGTTAAATAAAATAGACTTACCTAGCCGTAACTTTCATTGGATTGTCTTCGCCTCGAAGGTTATCTATTTCGCAATAGTCGTACTCGTTTTGTTCTACGTAGCCATGCATTGATGGAAAGGGAGGCATTGTTTTTGGTGGTCCTGGAACACCTCGACGACTAAAAGAATACTTATTCGGTACCGAGAGATTCTCTGATTTAAGACTATCTCGGTTATTCCTAAAaggtttaaaaattaatgacaAGTAAAATTGGAGCCGAAATGAAAAGTACGTCATCAATTTTATTACCTCTGTCGCGATCGAACGCATTTTATTGTGACGAAGACGGCTGCAACCAACAGAAGCAGGACACATATAGGAACAGCGATGGCCGTAACCTGGTCGACGCCTCCCGAAACGATACAAAGACGTTTTTGGCAACGTGATGACGGACAAGTAAGCGTCGTAcactcagcagctttttttttcgaaccaCAATTTTGATTTACTAGACTATTTTTAGATGAATCTATTTTATAAAGGAATGCAATTAAATAGCTTGTAATAAAATCAGATGGTCAAATTGTTACCGGCGAATTGAAGTAAGCTGAAAAAGAGAacagaaaacaggaaaaacattgtgaaattcattttcataaCGTTACATTAAAAATGCATCCTTTCAGAATTTCCCTaaacaagtaaataaaaaacgcCACTGTTTAAAACTGAGAAAAGTTGCCCTACATTACCATTTCCGATATCACAACTTTATCGAGGAAGTGGTAAAGCTGATATTAGGAAAACAGAGAAAGAAGGTTAAAATGGATAGAACCTTACATTTTAATCAAAGCATACTCACTGAAGTCTCAAGGATTTTTCAACTAAGAACTCGATCAGAAACATGAATTAATATTCCTAAGGGTCATCTAGGAAATAATACCTGATTTTCCAGagaataacaaaagaagaagcttaAAGGCAACCGCCTTTTTACAATTCTTATGTTTTTTCTCCCGTCACCGAAACCAAGGAAGAATTAGAAATCCCTCGACAGCATGCTGAGGTCACCAAGGACAAACATTCCACTAAGAAAAATGTTCGATGagaagttatttaaaaaacataaaaacaagtATTAGACATCGGCTTTTTCCAAGAACATGCAAATCAGACAAATATGTACCCAACCATAATTCAGGATCCCGTTTATGGTCACCGACAGCATCTCTGTTGCTGTTAGGTACTGCCTAGAACCTAAAAATGTCTCACATTGACTGGAGAAATTTTAATTGACGTGACGAAAACGACGTTTAGCTGAAAAGTGAATTTCAAAGATAATAAACTACTCTGGATAATGTcagaaatttctttattaacACTTCCGGAgaagcaacgaaaaaaaaacgtagagaaaaaaaatttagacctGAGTTACATTCTAGTAGAAAATAACATCAAGTGAGTTAGCAAAAAAAATgtacgaaaaaaaatgaattttcgaAAGTGCGAGTACCTTATTAAAGGCTTTCACGCAATCAAAGTTCCGAACCGCTATAAAAAtatccaggaaaaaaaaaaaaaaaaagaactaacaTACTCCACATTCAGCGAATATAACTCGGTTTTGTTTCATGTCCATTCCACTTATTTGGTCAAAAACAGTCAAGCCTTCAATTATCTacaacacgataaaaaatggaatcaaaATTACCTTTTGCAGTATACCTTCTGTGAAGAATATTTACCTGAGCAAAGACTGAAGTTGACCTATGATGACGGGGCCGATTAGCTAGAATAACGTTGAACTCGGTGGATACTTGAGCAATTccattttcggattttttaatctGGAAACGCATAGATCCTCGCTGTTCGGCGACATCTGACTTATCAGCAGTAAATACATCGCACCTCTGATCCAAATCGAAAGTATGAAACCAACCGGAACTGCAAAACACTGATTCGCCTTTAATTGTCTAGAAAACAGATAtccaattttaataaaaagagacaaacATATGCATTTATACATTGGTCATGGACTTTGGCCTTACCTTATAGATTTTCGATCCTTTATAGCCATCCTTTTTAGTACACATTTCTATAAACTTGGCACACATGATGGGGGCTTTGGCTTTTTCGAGTTGTGCAATAATCCTTTCTGACATAACTCCATTGATGTTCATACGAAAGTAACACTTATTTTTACCGCTGCTTTCCCCACCGCCGCCACCATTAACTACACTTTTAACTTCTTTACCGGACGACTTGGTTACAGTTTGCcattcgttccttttttttagaaagaaagaaaacaaaaataggcgTACTAGGTCAAGAAACGGAAGTAGAGGCGATTAAATTTCGGTTTTACGTTGTTTTGACGACTGGTGCTTTTAAAAGCGAATCGCGGAAGGAGGATGGTTCAGCATGCTGCTTGGCAGGCACTCTGGCAGCTGCACTATTATTAGGACTCGCATGGCCATTGCTACTTTGATTACTAGCTTGAATCGGGGGTTGTTTTACTGGACCACCTGCTGAGAATTTAAAACCATAAAAACGTTTTACGATACACAATCTTTAAAAGCAAATTTACCCGCGGGTTTTAtcggaatatttttttcaatacgattgatttgaatctgctTATTGCACTCTATGGCTTGTGCTTTTACTTCTCCATTGGAATAACGATTCGCTTGCTCATTTGCGGCTCCGTTTACTAGACCACCACCGTTAGTATTTACTTGGTTTCGATTAAATTGCCCATTGGTCTGTTTAGACTGATCCTCTGCTACTTTTAATATCACGAAAGACAAAACTGAAACACAGGCTgatacaaaattatttttaggaaTGCGTTTTGAATTATTGAGGAGTTAAACCAGAAATAGTTGTACCTTTTACTACAGGTTCGGGTTGGTTTAATCCGTTAAACGAAAGCTGCAAATGCTTCAGCAACTCGGTCGAAAGCAGTGAACGCTTGGTCGGATCCCCGTTGGCAAATGATACGTCAATACAATTTTCTTCGATGGTCATAAGATTCTGTAAGAGCTGGCGGGATACAAACTGGCAACGATTCCCATCTCCGTTCCAACCATTAAGCCTGTACAGCAAGAATATGTcataaacagaaataaaacaagtttATAAAGCTTTTACTGTTCGATagcatttttagtttttgccATGGCACGTGCGATATCATCTTCAGTGTTCTGAATACTAGCAGCGCGGCACAGATCACGAGCGACTTGTTTTCTGCTCTCCATTAATGCAATGTTGCTGTCATTCACTTCAATTCGGTTCATGACGTCATTCTATGGACAACAAAGTTTACAGGGCTTCCAGGTAGCATATAACATCAATATTACTGAACCTGAACAATTCGCATGGAATTCAAAATATCGTCGTAGTACTGATGAACTCGTTGGCGATCTTCGATAGCTTTATCCCACATAGAACAACACTCACTAACTCTTCCTTCCACTACTtccatattttcttttaatactTCAATGGAATCACGCAAGACATGTCGTTTTAGTCGACAAGCGGGCGTGCTGAAAACAGAACATTGAGAGCACcacatttctttgtttttattggtgGGACTCTGCAATGAAATGTGCATTTTACTgtgtaaataaaagaaaaaagtaaggaTCAATAATTAACAAATTTACAACTTTAAGAAAATAGAAGTTCAAAGCTACATACTTTGGGGTGCCAGAATACAtttgttctttctttcctctttcggCAAGCTCACGGGCGCGGTCGGTTGCTATTGTCACCAAACGAATGACGATGTTGTTTGTGGCCAAATCTTCTATCTGACGACCCGACATATTCGTCGAACTTCGGCAAGTGGGGCAATGTACATTATTGGTCTTGGAAAATCCCTAATATCATACAAAATGAAGACATGATAAAAACCCTTCGATTtaagatatttactttaatgcAATTGAAACAGAAGTAATGGTGGCCTAAACAGAAACAGAACAATTAGCTTTAAAGTTGAGTAATGAATTGTAGGACATATTACAGTCAAGATATTTTGGCTTTCGATCCGTCGTGTTAAATCTCAGTAAACAAATGTGGCACGAAATCATGTCATCATCCGAATCCGACACATCTTCATCGCTCAACGTCATGACTGCATCAGAAAGgacaaaaaaatcatttaacaGGTTAAGGTTAAAGTAACTAGTAACAAGCTTAATTTACGATTAAAAACATGTTTCATCTATGTGCCACCATACAGATTTAAGTTGGGTAGataaattaacaaaattgcaataaaataCTAACAATCACCAGATATGATTAATTCGGCTTCGGCAGAGAActtaccaattttttttttgaatacgCTGCCGACGAATTCCTTCTTCAATTCGAACTGAGAACtaaaatcttttgttttaggACAGCCAGAAAGATGGGAAAGGTAAGGtaagtaaaaaacaaagactAAACCCAAAACTATCCCagtaaaactaaatttttatcaTAAGGAGAGTCGTAGCACAGCAGATAATGATTAAACTATAGATTAAATACCACAGGCACAGATAAAGACCGACAGATAAAGACCCAAAGATAATTTCAGCGCGAATATCGAGCAAGCAGCTAATGAACACTGGAGCCTGGACTCTGGAGGACAGAACAAGCCAAACATTGCCAAACTTTCAAAATGGAAGAACCACGTgttaagacaatttttttacagcgaaattaaataatacatCCTGAGatgaaataactaaaaatttcaattaatttcacattttaagatttttaaccgttttgaatttaacatttttttcgatTAATCGTATGAAAATCGCTAATCGACGAAACAGTCCGTCGTGACGTCGTCTGCATTTCCGTCCACCAAGGTAACTTTAGATGTGAGCAATACTCAGTTAATGTTATTAACATTTTGGATCAGGAAGTTTAGTTTGGGATCGGTTGGGAATTTGTGATTAACTGGATGTccaattttaataaataatgtCAGGAAAAAGCAATTCAAATGCTAGTATGAACATGAGTTGTGATGATGAAGAATTCGTATCGTGCCAAATATGTTTCATGAACTTTGATGAGACAGAACGCGTACCAAAATATTTGGAAAAGTGCTACCACTTTTTTTGCCTACCTTGCCTCAAGGTGATGCTTTTCTCCTATACTCATTAATTGTGTCTTCACGGGTTTTGGTATTTTAATCTGAACATTATTTTAGGATCTAAGTGGACCATCTGgcagaaagaaaattctttgtCCTGTTTGCAGGTCAGCTTCAAATTtgtcaaagagaaaatgtgaAGAATTGGTTACCAACCATGTTGCCTTGCGCCTTTTAAAGGTAGTTGAAACTCAGACAAAAGCTGGTGAAAGAGAGtaagaatttttgaaaataattgaaattctaTGTAATATATTAAATTTATATTGTTTAAACTTCAAGGGTGGAACAGCTGTGGTGTACTGAATGTAATTCTTCTGCATCTGTCGCTTGCCAGCAAAGCAAGCATAAAACTCAAAACTACCTTGAAGCATACAGTGAACATTCTCTGCAGCTGAAATCTAGAATTAATGAACAACATTTAACCTGTGATAAAGTTTTGAAAGACTGTCATCAAGTCCAGTCAGTTAACCAATTTGTCCTGAGTTGTGCTGATTGGCTTCAGTCAGAATTTAGTCACAGGAATGCTACCAACAATATTTTAATAGCACAAGTAGAATCTCTTAAGTCATCTGAAGAATTTTCCATTCTTATGGAAGAAGATATGGTGAAAACCTTAAAAACAATTGATGAACTTAAAGTCAAGTAAAAACTATATCTTGTTTCAGTTTTAATATATATGTTATTTTAATGtgttgtaatttttgtttgcagGTTCAGCTCCAGAACTG comes from Daphnia pulicaria isolate SC F1-1A chromosome 11, SC_F0-13Bv2, whole genome shotgun sequence and encodes:
- the LOC124315198 gene encoding uncharacterized protein LOC124315198 isoform X1 — encoded protein: MTLSDEDVSDSDDDMISCHICLLRFNTTDRKPKYLDCHHYFCFNCIKGFSKTNNVHCPTCRSSTNMSGRQIEDLATNNIVIRLVTIATDRARELAERGKKEQMYSGTPNKMHISLQSPTNKNKEMWCSQCSVFSTPACRLKRHVLRDSIEVLKENMEVVEGRVSECCSMWDKAIEDRQRVHQYYDDILNSMRIVQNDVMNRIEVNDSNIALMESRKQVARDLCRAASIQNTEDDIARAMAKTKNAIEQLNGWNGDGNRCQFVSRQLLQNLMTIEENCIDVSFANGDPTKRSLLSTELLKHLQLSFNGLNQPEPVVKACVSVLSFVILKVAEDQSKQTNGQFNRNQVNTNGGGLVNGAANEQANRYSNGEVKAQAIECNKQIQINRIEKNIPIKPAAGGPVKQPPIQASNQSSNGHASPNNSAAARVPAKQHAEPSSFRDSLLKAPVVKTTNEWQTVTKSSGKEVKSVVNGGGGGESSGKNKCYFRMNINGVMSERIIAQLEKAKAPIMCAKFIEMCTKKDGYKGSKIYKTIKGESVFCSSGWFHTFDLDQRCDVFTADKSDVAEQRGSMRFQIKKSENGIAQVSTEFNVILANRPRHHRSTSVFAQIIEGLTVFDQISGMDMKQNRVIFAECGVC
- the LOC124315198 gene encoding uncharacterized protein LOC124315198 isoform X2, which encodes MTLSDEDVSDSDDDMISCHICLLRFNTTDRKPKYLDCHHYFCFNCIKGFSKTNNVHCPTCRSSTNMSGRQIEDLATNNIVIRLVTIATDRARELAERGKKEQMYSGTPNKMHISLQSPTNKNKEMWCSQCSVFSTPACRLKRHVLRDSIEVLKENMEVVEGRVSECCSMWDKAIEDRQRVHQYYDDILNSMRIVQNDVMNRIEVNDSNIALMESRKQVARDLCRAASIQNTEDDIARAMAKTKNAIEQLNGWNGDGNRCQFVSRQLLQNLMTIEENCIDVSFANGDPTKRSLLSTELLKHLQLSFNGLNQPEPVVKACVSVLSFVILKVAEDQSKQTNGQFNRNQVNTNGGGLVNGAANEQANRYSNGEVKAQAIECNKQIQINRIEKNIPIKPAGGPVKQPPIQASNQSSNGHASPNNSAAARVPAKQHAEPSSFRDSLLKAPVVKTTNEWQTVTKSSGKEVKSVVNGGGGGESSGKNKCYFRMNINGVMSERIIAQLEKAKAPIMCAKFIEMCTKKDGYKGSKIYKTIKGESVFCSSGWFHTFDLDQRCDVFTADKSDVAEQRGSMRFQIKKSENGIAQVSTEFNVILANRPRHHRSTSVFAQIIEGLTVFDQISGMDMKQNRVIFAECGVC